In one window of Methanosarcina vacuolata Z-761 DNA:
- a CDS encoding Ppx/GppA phosphatase family protein: MEPEKISEGRVVAFIDIGTNSIRLLLVRINPNGSYLPLTKQKETVRLGDGEFIDRILQPKAMERAVVVCKKFMELARAYRAEEVIAVATSATRDASNKVQLLEMLKQEANLEVCTISGTEEARLIYLGVSSGLRLGNSKALFIDIGGGSTEVSVGDQTQCYYLYSFNLGAVRLTNIFLPDETGPVSEEQYEQIKSYIRHKIADIIKDLSEYDISCSIGSSGTIENLARISFVYLRKTTSESFEKLEYEDLKKIVRAMCAIPLEERRKFPGINAQRADIIIAGAAIIETFMEEMGLSEIRISKRGLREGLLVDYISKSEFSYMITQMSVRKRSIMQLGLTCNFDEEHAHIVTRLALELFDSIQALGIYKFREGERELLEYGSILHDIGTFLSYDTHQAHAYHLIRESSLPGFQPEEIEIIANLAYFHRKNTPKKKHPNLVGLNKDIVKSIKVLSALLRIAEGLDRSHNGVVSHVRFYIASTDSLVLEIHAQRECQLEIWEVEKQKKYFEKIFGYNLQSKVLIKQDAGVPFVLEGDAELEELPEVEMSSKS; the protein is encoded by the coding sequence ATGGAACCCGAGAAAATCTCCGAAGGCAGAGTTGTTGCGTTTATCGATATAGGCACTAACTCTATCCGGCTTCTCCTGGTCCGGATCAATCCCAATGGGTCTTACCTGCCCCTGACTAAGCAGAAGGAAACAGTCAGGCTCGGGGACGGAGAATTCATAGACAGGATTCTGCAGCCAAAGGCAATGGAACGCGCAGTTGTTGTCTGTAAAAAATTCATGGAACTTGCCAGGGCCTACAGGGCAGAAGAGGTCATAGCTGTGGCTACCTCGGCAACGCGAGATGCGAGTAATAAGGTTCAGCTTCTCGAAATGTTAAAACAGGAGGCAAACCTGGAAGTCTGTACGATTTCCGGAACTGAGGAAGCTCGCCTCATTTACCTCGGGGTTTCAAGCGGGCTTCGGCTCGGGAACTCAAAAGCCCTGTTCATAGATATCGGAGGCGGGAGCACTGAAGTATCAGTAGGGGACCAGACCCAGTGTTATTATCTTTATTCCTTTAACCTTGGAGCGGTCAGGCTGACAAATATATTTCTACCGGACGAAACAGGGCCTGTTTCCGAGGAACAGTATGAGCAGATTAAATCCTACATTCGGCACAAAATTGCAGATATAATAAAAGATCTTTCCGAGTACGATATCAGCTGTTCAATTGGAAGCTCGGGAACAATTGAAAACCTTGCCAGGATCTCTTTTGTCTACCTGCGCAAAACAACCAGTGAAAGCTTTGAGAAACTGGAGTATGAAGACCTGAAGAAAATAGTCAGGGCAATGTGCGCCATACCCCTGGAAGAGCGGCGCAAATTCCCGGGAATCAATGCACAAAGAGCAGATATTATTATCGCAGGGGCTGCAATTATTGAGACTTTTATGGAAGAGATGGGGCTTTCAGAAATCAGGATAAGTAAACGCGGGCTTCGAGAGGGGCTGCTTGTAGACTATATCTCAAAGAGTGAATTCTCCTACATGATTACGCAGATGTCTGTAAGAAAACGCAGTATCATGCAGCTTGGGCTTACCTGCAATTTCGATGAAGAACATGCTCATATCGTTACCAGACTTGCCCTTGAACTCTTTGACAGTATTCAGGCACTTGGGATTTATAAGTTCAGAGAAGGGGAAAGGGAACTTCTTGAATATGGTTCCATCCTGCATGACATAGGGACATTTCTATCATATGATACTCATCAGGCCCATGCCTATCATCTGATAAGAGAGAGCAGTCTTCCAGGTTTCCAGCCTGAAGAAATCGAAATAATAGCTAATCTTGCCTATTTCCACAGGAAAAATACGCCTAAAAAGAAACATCCCAATCTTGTCGGGCTTAATAAAGACATAGTAAAAAGTATAAAAGTTCTCAGTGCTCTGCTCCGCATCGCTGAAGGGCTGGACCGTTCTCACAATGGAGTTGTTTCTCACGTCCGGTTTTACATAGCTTCTACCGACAGCCTGGTCCTGGAAATTCATGCCCAGCGGGAGTGCCAGCTCGAAATCTGGGAGGTAGAGAAGCAGAAAAAATATTTTGAGAAAATATTCGGATACAATCTTCAGTCTAAAGTCCTTATAAAGCAGGATGCTGGAGTTCCCTTTGTCCTTGAAGGAGACGCTGAGCTTGAGGAACTTCCAGAGGTCGAAATGTCCTCAAAAAGTTAA
- a CDS encoding CHAD domain-containing protein: MEIESKFLVMEETDFQALESLSKLASYSLSEAKIQLNEDIFFDTEDRAIMASGYYLRVRKSSGEDGSWVTIKSLGGFEGGTHRREEYVSFLPDGISVLACPDSRIRDLIFEFTAGFDLFPLLSLKQKRVIRQVKMGKKLIAETYLDRVNLKSKGREKHYNEFEVELKSEGSLEDLETIRLFLLKHYNLEESPFSKFERAFLFIENLPEKTFLNLRERAFCAQLADQKNMYGKQAQILMGLDRGQSCEELSSLLRVSQNKIKALRSEFKEKRLLIFPFTTYKEKDPEFHFQAGKSCISKKEKKALEFKQWNPESLLEYYGANKNRTEKCREYALTLFDGLSVYHELGQEERKLLGLAAFLKDIGNSIFPGESARMSREILLTHPVKGFRLHEILMLTLIIELQDLFVSHYVSEKSLISSLKGFHTGLPPGLQNKSLMLAAIVSIADLFESLKIQPGKIRSLENVLDIEIIGDVTEKTAKKFETQSKLWKYLYGNKLLFSQATEYEKVIIEKESETKEIETKKQAGEGKKPEKKQVKEEKRLEKKQAAKEKQAAKEKQAAKEKQAAKKKCMLGGEVIIKPTDSMAQLACRIFSHQFSCMLSHEEGTIKGEDIEELHDMRVAVRRMRAAARVFEAYLDSEQLEPHLKGFRRTLGSLGEVRDLDVFREKAEKYLKTLPPEHEHDLDSLFAVLTEERKKARKNMLDYLDSEKYLAFKRDFSDALASPETLILPATNKKHDSLPHRVREVLPSILYARLADIRAYSEWVEGLYLPVERLHRLRIAVKGMRYILEFFESVLGEDSKTLIKELKAFQDQLGNLHDTVIALDLLGSYLRTGEWGSVESEKASGKNKFFEGAEGSAEGIEAYLVYREEELQNLLNAFPDAWEKICNGNFRERIENIVKNLY; the protein is encoded by the coding sequence ATGGAGATAGAATCAAAATTTTTGGTAATGGAAGAAACGGATTTTCAGGCCCTTGAAAGCCTTTCAAAGCTTGCTTCATACTCTCTTTCGGAAGCGAAAATCCAGTTAAATGAGGATATTTTCTTTGATACTGAGGATCGGGCTATTATGGCTTCGGGTTACTACCTGCGTGTCAGGAAGTCATCTGGGGAAGACGGAAGCTGGGTTACTATTAAAAGCCTGGGAGGTTTTGAAGGTGGAACTCACAGGCGAGAAGAGTATGTAAGTTTCCTGCCTGATGGAATCTCAGTACTCGCATGTCCTGATTCCCGTATTAGAGATCTGATTTTTGAATTTACGGCAGGATTTGACCTTTTTCCACTGCTGTCCCTCAAACAGAAAAGGGTAATTCGCCAGGTAAAAATGGGAAAAAAGCTTATAGCTGAGACTTACCTAGACCGGGTAAACCTGAAAAGTAAAGGAAGGGAAAAGCACTATAATGAGTTTGAAGTTGAGCTTAAAAGCGAAGGAAGCTTGGAAGACCTAGAAACTATCCGACTTTTCCTGCTCAAGCATTACAACCTGGAAGAAAGCCCTTTTTCCAAGTTCGAAAGAGCTTTTCTTTTCATTGAGAACCTTCCTGAAAAAACCTTCCTTAACCTGAGAGAAAGAGCTTTTTGCGCGCAGCTTGCAGACCAGAAAAACATGTATGGTAAGCAGGCTCAGATTTTGATGGGACTTGATAGGGGACAGAGCTGTGAAGAGCTCAGCTCGCTTTTAAGAGTTTCCCAAAACAAAATAAAAGCTCTGCGTTCAGAATTTAAAGAAAAGAGGCTTCTTATTTTTCCTTTTACAACCTACAAAGAAAAAGATCCTGAATTCCATTTCCAGGCAGGGAAAAGTTGTATTTCGAAAAAGGAAAAGAAAGCGTTAGAATTTAAACAATGGAACCCGGAAAGCCTGCTCGAGTATTACGGAGCAAATAAAAACCGGACCGAAAAATGCAGGGAATATGCTCTTACGCTTTTTGATGGTCTGTCTGTATACCATGAACTGGGACAGGAAGAGAGAAAACTCCTAGGACTTGCAGCCTTCCTGAAGGATATCGGAAACTCCATTTTTCCTGGCGAGAGCGCACGTATGAGCAGGGAAATTCTTCTAACACATCCTGTAAAAGGATTCAGGCTTCACGAAATTTTAATGCTCACCCTGATCATTGAACTTCAGGATCTTTTTGTAAGCCATTACGTAAGCGAAAAAAGTTTAATCTCAAGCTTGAAAGGATTCCACACGGGGCTGCCTCCAGGTCTACAGAACAAATCTCTGATGCTTGCAGCTATTGTGTCAATTGCAGACCTTTTCGAATCCCTCAAAATCCAGCCAGGAAAGATAAGGTCGCTTGAAAACGTTCTGGATATAGAAATAATAGGGGATGTAACTGAAAAAACTGCAAAAAAGTTTGAGACACAAAGTAAACTCTGGAAATATCTCTACGGAAACAAACTCCTGTTTTCTCAGGCTACTGAGTACGAAAAAGTTATAATTGAAAAAGAATCCGAAACAAAAGAAATAGAAACAAAGAAACAGGCCGGAGAGGGAAAAAAGCCAGAAAAAAAGCAAGTAAAGGAGGAAAAAAGACTAGAAAAAAAACAGGCTGCAAAGGAGAAACAAGCTGCAAAGGAAAAACAGGCTGCAAAGGAAAAACAGGCTGCAAAGAAGAAGTGTATGCTGGGTGGAGAGGTAATTATCAAACCGACTGACTCTATGGCGCAGCTTGCCTGCAGAATATTTTCCCATCAATTTTCCTGTATGCTCTCTCATGAAGAAGGAACTATAAAAGGGGAGGATATCGAAGAATTGCATGATATGAGGGTTGCAGTCCGCAGAATGAGAGCTGCAGCAAGGGTTTTTGAGGCTTATCTTGATTCCGAGCAGCTTGAGCCTCATCTCAAAGGGTTCAGGAGAACGCTTGGTTCACTTGGGGAAGTCAGGGACCTGGACGTTTTCCGCGAGAAAGCCGAAAAGTACCTGAAAACCTTGCCTCCAGAACATGAACATGATCTTGATTCTCTTTTTGCAGTGCTTACGGAAGAGCGAAAAAAAGCCAGGAAAAACATGCTTGATTATCTGGACAGTGAAAAATACCTGGCTTTCAAAAGAGACTTTTCAGATGCACTTGCCTCTCCAGAAACCCTGATACTTCCTGCGACTAACAAAAAACATGATTCATTACCCCATAGGGTAAGAGAAGTTCTTCCTTCAATTCTCTACGCACGTTTAGCAGATATCAGGGCTTACTCCGAATGGGTGGAAGGGCTTTATCTTCCTGTTGAACGCCTGCACAGGCTCAGGATTGCAGTCAAGGGAATGCGTTATATCCTTGAATTTTTTGAGAGCGTACTTGGAGAAGACTCAAAAACCCTGATCAAAGAGCTTAAAGCCTTCCAGGACCAGCTAGGAAACCTTCACGATACAGTAATTGCACTTGACCTGCTGGGTTCTTACCTGAGAACTGGGGAATGGGGTTCGGTCGAGAGCGAAAAAGCTTCCGGGAAAAATAAATTTTTCGAAGGTGCAGAAGGAAGTGCAGAAGGAATCGAAGCCTATCTTGTATACAGAGAAGAAGAACTCCAGAATCTGCTCAATGCCTTTCCCGATGCCTGGGAAAAGATATGTAATGGAAATTTCAGGGAAAGAATTGAAAACATAGTGAAAAATCTGTACTAA
- a CDS encoding ORC1-type DNA replication protein yields the protein MTGNDILLWDETLFKDPSVLEPDYLPEYFPHRESQLNGLRFALKPALRGMRPLNCLLVGPPGTGKTSAVMKVFGEVEAHATGVVTVKVNCQIDSTRFAVMSRIYRKLFGISPPNSGIAFRKIFEAVVNFLVSSEKVLLVALDDLNYLCYEGHANEVMYSLLRAHEQYPGTKIGVIGIVNDASDLYCLDSRVNSVFLPEDIPFPRYESAEILDILKDRVKYGFYPKVISDELLELVVSYVERTGDLRVGIDLLKRSGFNAERRGSRTISSEDVEKAYEASKLLHLCRGISLLSGPEKHLLELIAKKGEIQAGELYKSFHELTQLGYTRFYGIVNKLQVLNYIDADFTGKGQRGRTRIIKIKFRTEDVLNCLKKD from the coding sequence TTGACAGGTAATGATATACTACTCTGGGATGAGACCCTATTTAAGGACCCGTCTGTGCTTGAGCCTGACTATCTCCCTGAATATTTTCCTCATAGGGAGTCACAATTAAATGGGCTCAGATTTGCGCTCAAGCCAGCCCTTCGCGGTATGCGGCCTTTGAATTGTTTGCTTGTAGGTCCTCCCGGAACAGGAAAAACCAGTGCAGTTATGAAGGTATTCGGGGAAGTTGAAGCCCATGCAACTGGTGTCGTTACTGTTAAAGTTAACTGTCAGATTGACTCCACACGTTTTGCAGTAATGTCCAGGATTTACAGGAAGCTTTTTGGAATCTCTCCTCCCAACTCGGGAATTGCTTTCAGGAAAATCTTTGAGGCCGTTGTTAATTTTCTAGTCTCTTCGGAGAAAGTTCTGCTTGTTGCTCTGGACGACCTTAATTATCTCTGCTATGAAGGGCATGCTAATGAAGTAATGTACTCGCTTTTAAGGGCACATGAACAGTACCCCGGAACAAAGATAGGGGTAATTGGAATTGTAAACGATGCTTCGGACCTCTATTGCCTGGATTCCAGAGTGAATTCGGTATTCTTACCTGAAGATATTCCATTCCCGAGGTATGAAAGTGCCGAAATTCTTGATATTCTCAAAGACCGGGTAAAATACGGCTTTTATCCTAAAGTGATTTCTGACGAGTTACTTGAACTCGTGGTCTCGTATGTAGAACGGACAGGAGACCTCAGGGTTGGAATTGACCTCCTAAAACGTTCTGGTTTTAATGCCGAACGCAGGGGAAGCCGAACAATCTCGTCTGAAGATGTGGAAAAAGCGTATGAAGCGTCCAAACTGCTTCATCTATGCAGGGGTATCAGCCTCCTTTCAGGGCCAGAGAAACACTTGCTTGAGCTAATAGCAAAAAAAGGAGAAATCCAGGCAGGTGAACTTTACAAGTCCTTCCATGAATTAACTCAGCTTGGATACACTCGTTTTTATGGAATTGTCAATAAGCTCCAGGTGCTTAACTACATAGATGCGGATTTTACCGGCAAGGGCCAGAGAGGCAGAACGAGAATTATAAAAATAAAATTCAGGACTGAGGATGTTCTTAATTGTCTTAAGAAAGATTAA